In a genomic window of Pokkaliibacter sp. MBI-7:
- a CDS encoding ribose ABC transporter permease translates to MNTTTLTATAQPGKPRELKNIMRAMGILPVLIILALIFSLMSENFLTQDNLLNIARQASINIVLAAGMTFVILTGGIDLSVGAILGSSAVVALALSLDPGFAGWSVPLTLLTGLGMGLANGLLIAFVGLPPFIVTLGSFTALRGVAYLLADGQTLFNADISFAWIGNDYLGPFPWLVIIALAVILVSWLILHHTVLGVRIYAVGGNMQAARLTGIKVGGILLFVYAISGLFSALGGLMSASRLYSANGNLGIGYELDAIAAVILGGTSFVGGVGTIIGTLIGALIIATLNNGLVLMDVSYFWQLVIKGAVIILAVILDKYRSSSGART, encoded by the coding sequence ATGAATACAACAACACTGACCGCTACGGCTCAGCCCGGGAAACCACGCGAGCTGAAAAACATCATGCGGGCGATGGGCATCCTGCCGGTGCTGATCATCCTGGCGTTGATCTTCTCGCTGATGTCTGAAAACTTCCTGACTCAGGACAACCTGCTCAATATCGCCCGGCAGGCTTCCATCAATATCGTGCTGGCCGCAGGCATGACCTTTGTCATTCTGACGGGGGGAATCGATCTGTCGGTCGGCGCCATTCTCGGCTCCTCCGCAGTGGTCGCCCTCGCTCTGAGCCTTGACCCCGGATTTGCCGGATGGAGCGTCCCCCTTACCCTGCTGACGGGTCTGGGCATGGGTCTTGCCAATGGCCTGCTGATTGCCTTTGTCGGGCTGCCGCCCTTTATCGTCACCCTGGGTTCCTTTACCGCCCTGCGTGGCGTGGCCTACCTGCTGGCAGACGGCCAGACCCTGTTCAATGCCGACATCAGCTTTGCCTGGATCGGCAACGATTATCTTGGCCCCTTCCCCTGGCTGGTCATCATTGCACTGGCCGTCATTCTGGTCAGCTGGCTGATTCTGCACCACACCGTGCTCGGCGTACGCATCTATGCCGTTGGCGGCAACATGCAGGCGGCCCGTCTTACCGGTATCAAGGTCGGCGGCATTCTGCTGTTCGTCTATGCCATCAGCGGCCTGTTCTCTGCCCTTGGCGGGCTGATGAGCGCCTCACGCCTGTACAGTGCCAACGGCAATCTGGGTATCGGCTATGAGCTGGATGCCATCGCCGCGGTAATTCTGGGCGGGACCAGCTTTGTCGGCGGTGTCGGCACCATCATCGGCACCCTGATTGGCGCGCTGATCATCGCCACCCTCAACAATGGACTGGTACTGATGGATGTGTCTTACTTCTGGCAGCTCGTCATCAAAGGGGCTGTCATCATCCTCGCTGTGATCCTCGACAAGTATCGCAGCTCCTCGGGTGCCCGCACCTGA
- a CDS encoding ABC transporter substrate-binding protein: MKKMLKTSVAAVFAASLGITAAQATELKSIGLSVSDLGNPFFVQIAKGAEKKAKELGGDNVKVTVVSSAYDLQRQVSQIDDFIAKKVDLILISAADPKGIAPAVMRAKAAGIKVLAVDVAAEGADATITTNNVQAGDIACEFLAKQMEYKGDVVIINGPPVSAVVDRVEGCKNVLSKYPDIKLLSDKQNAGGSREGGLEKMTSLLTAYPKLKGVFAINDPTAIGAELAAKQARRSDFIITSVDGAPVAQEDLKKPESMLVATAAQFPNLMAEKAVEVGYGMLNGTMPDQQVILIPAELVNKDNVKDYRGW, from the coding sequence ATGAAAAAAATGCTAAAAACCAGTGTCGCTGCCGTATTTGCTGCCAGCCTTGGCATCACCGCTGCTCAGGCCACCGAGCTGAAATCCATCGGTTTGTCAGTCTCTGACCTGGGTAACCCTTTCTTTGTGCAGATTGCTAAGGGCGCGGAAAAGAAAGCCAAAGAACTCGGCGGTGATAACGTCAAGGTGACCGTGGTGTCCAGCGCCTACGATCTGCAGCGTCAGGTCAGCCAGATCGACGACTTTATCGCCAAGAAAGTCGACCTGATTCTGATTTCTGCTGCTGATCCGAAAGGGATTGCCCCAGCCGTCATGCGTGCCAAAGCGGCAGGCATCAAGGTACTGGCAGTCGATGTAGCAGCCGAAGGTGCCGATGCCACCATCACCACCAACAACGTTCAGGCTGGTGATATTGCCTGTGAGTTTCTGGCCAAGCAGATGGAATACAAGGGTGACGTGGTGATCATCAACGGCCCACCCGTATCCGCCGTGGTTGATCGCGTCGAAGGCTGCAAGAACGTGTTGAGCAAGTACCCCGATATCAAGCTGCTGTCAGACAAGCAGAACGCAGGTGGCAGCCGTGAAGGCGGGCTGGAGAAAATGACCTCGCTGCTCACCGCCTACCCCAAACTGAAAGGCGTCTTTGCCATCAATGACCCAACCGCTATCGGTGCGGAACTGGCCGCCAAGCAGGCACGTCGCAGCGACTTCATCATCACCAGCGTCGATGGTGCACCGGTAGCACAGGAAGACCTGAAGAAACCTGAATCCATGCTGGTGGCCACTGCAGCCCAGTTCCCCAACCTGATGGCGGAAAAAGCCGTTGAAGTGGGATACGGCATGCTCAACGGCACCATGCCTGACCAGCAGGTCATCCTGATTCCGGCTGAACTGGTCAACAAAGACAACGTCAAGGATTACCGTGGCTGGTAA
- the fliB gene encoding flagellin lysine-N-methylase → MAQPTTLAFAYIEEFRCLTDRCPDNCCHDDWRIAIDEKHARLYQHTYPALYDIIAKDDSGYHMRRDKAQCPALDQGLCAIHRDYGESLLSDTCMNYPRMYRAFDHFQTKAGTLSCPEIARKCLTDAHPFALVDSVLPDHHQDGQGLIQQQTQGLDASRWQQLQTALIGQILDSERSLPEVLQRLALQVEAMEQQPVTEWQTLFDSPVARQPASNANTPGSSTLPLVVLLEQLDRPGTPESMRQGVLNAFDVLPTEGQPEFRLQPRYQHYYAQFSKALDQRLQRYTAAEITRTGFPLLSNTSAGQDYGLSLREWFHTLVIRVMSLRLLVVINSGNSDATALATDEQWVEWVYQFSRKVNHQPVGPCELALRLELNEQGLPRLATCLDFNAL, encoded by the coding sequence ATGGCGCAGCCCACCACTCTGGCCTTTGCCTATATCGAAGAGTTCCGTTGTCTGACAGACCGCTGCCCGGATAACTGTTGCCATGATGACTGGCGCATCGCCATCGATGAAAAGCACGCCAGGCTGTACCAGCACACCTACCCGGCCCTGTATGACATCATCGCCAAAGATGACTCGGGCTATCATATGCGCCGCGACAAGGCGCAGTGCCCGGCACTGGATCAGGGCCTTTGCGCCATTCACCGCGACTATGGCGAATCCCTGCTGTCCGATACCTGCATGAACTACCCGCGCATGTACCGCGCCTTCGACCACTTCCAGACCAAGGCAGGCACCCTCAGCTGTCCCGAAATTGCCCGCAAGTGCCTGACAGATGCTCACCCTTTCGCACTGGTTGACAGTGTACTGCCTGACCATCATCAGGACGGCCAGGGGCTGATTCAGCAACAGACGCAGGGGCTGGATGCCTCCCGCTGGCAACAGCTACAGACGGCGCTGATTGGCCAGATACTGGATAGTGAACGGAGCCTGCCAGAGGTATTACAGCGGTTAGCCCTGCAGGTGGAAGCGATGGAGCAGCAGCCTGTGACCGAGTGGCAAACACTGTTCGACAGCCCGGTCGCACGGCAGCCAGCCAGTAATGCCAATACGCCCGGCTCTTCCACCTTGCCTCTGGTCGTCCTGCTGGAGCAGCTGGATCGGCCCGGCACACCGGAAAGTATGCGTCAGGGCGTCCTCAATGCCTTTGATGTGCTGCCCACCGAAGGCCAGCCTGAGTTTCGTCTGCAACCGCGTTATCAGCACTACTATGCTCAGTTCAGCAAAGCGCTGGATCAGCGACTGCAGCGCTATACCGCCGCAGAAATAACCCGAACCGGCTTTCCGCTGTTGTCCAACACCTCGGCCGGTCAGGATTACGGCCTTAGCCTGCGCGAATGGTTCCATACCCTGGTGATCCGGGTCATGTCACTGCGCTTACTGGTGGTCATCAACAGCGGCAATAGCGATGCGACAGCCCTGGCAACAGATGAGCAGTGGGTGGAGTGGGTCTATCAATTCAGCCGCAAGGTGAATCACCAGCCTGTTGGCCCCTGTGAACTGGCGTTGCGACTGGAACTGAATGAGCAGGGACTGCCCCGTCTGGCGACTTGTCTGGATTTCAACGCTTTATAG
- a CDS encoding EAL domain-containing protein: MATTETKYRTIRWQLVMLGVRLTALALAILLICTLSYEVLGKRQALLADMQVNASITGRNIAAAIVFGDKGDAQEVLSALEVVPAIRQASVFLPDGQVLGHFARAGDTTCQPLQANGQGWHLSWCSLTLYHPVTLHEQVIGTLALENSLAALYRSLGFDLLFGLLAVIIALAVSHQLWWRFATRLTKPLYQLFQLTQKVEKYQDFSLRADVLPDNEVGQLAHSFNRMMGQLQRHHSRLSEELEQRKLAEFRLNQLAYYDNVTSLHNRHYFKEKLEEVVLQAELQSGSCAVLFIDLDGFKKINDTLGHEAGDDLLRLVAERLQSSVRGHDMVCRLGGDEFAIIIQHQASSSQLEYLGNRLLEVMSPSFNVANTKVFVTASIGACLYPEQAKDKHSLVRYADMAMYQAKEQGKNAYCLYLPGSVDDMDIKFRLEHDLHDAIQQRQLVLEYQPLYGSQSHELFGFEALLRWHHPELGAIAPSEFIGIAEDCGLIIPIGEWVLTEVCTQLTEWQRIKPDLRVSINLSGYQLRNEPAMASLCAILERFALPEGSIELELTEGSLLETTEVMRTRLQQLLRVGFLLAIDDFGTGYSSLSYLHCFPFNRIKVDRSFVSRLNNGRESLALIKAVVAIGEALNMEVIAEGVEDEMQAKLLRDIGCDQMQGYFFSRPVPAMQATQILVARNRSADRERVRSGVGT; encoded by the coding sequence ATGGCGACCACTGAGACAAAATACCGCACGATTCGCTGGCAGCTGGTGATGCTGGGGGTGCGTCTGACCGCACTGGCACTGGCGATATTGCTGATATGCACCCTGAGTTATGAAGTGCTTGGCAAGCGTCAGGCTTTGCTGGCAGATATGCAGGTGAATGCCAGCATTACCGGGCGCAACATCGCCGCTGCCATTGTTTTTGGCGACAAAGGCGATGCGCAGGAGGTACTATCGGCGCTGGAGGTGGTGCCCGCTATTCGTCAGGCATCCGTGTTCCTGCCGGATGGGCAAGTGCTCGGACATTTTGCGCGGGCAGGTGACACGACCTGCCAGCCGTTGCAGGCGAACGGGCAGGGTTGGCATCTCAGCTGGTGCAGCCTGACGCTTTATCACCCTGTGACGCTGCACGAGCAGGTGATCGGCACCCTCGCTCTTGAAAACAGTCTGGCCGCACTTTATCGCAGTCTGGGTTTTGACCTGTTGTTCGGCCTGCTGGCGGTGATTATCGCACTGGCAGTCTCTCATCAGCTCTGGTGGCGCTTTGCCACCCGCCTGACCAAGCCCCTGTATCAGCTGTTCCAGCTCACCCAGAAAGTTGAGAAGTATCAGGACTTCAGTCTGCGTGCTGATGTACTGCCTGACAATGAAGTGGGGCAGCTGGCCCACAGTTTTAACCGGATGATGGGCCAGCTTCAGCGCCACCACTCGCGCTTGAGTGAGGAGCTTGAGCAACGCAAGCTGGCGGAGTTTCGGCTCAATCAGCTGGCTTACTACGACAACGTCACCTCTCTGCACAACCGCCATTACTTCAAGGAAAAGCTGGAAGAGGTTGTTCTTCAGGCGGAGCTTCAGTCAGGCAGCTGTGCGGTGCTGTTTATCGATCTGGATGGCTTCAAGAAAATCAATGATACCCTTGGCCATGAGGCCGGTGATGATCTGCTGCGACTGGTAGCTGAACGCCTGCAGTCCAGTGTGCGTGGGCATGACATGGTGTGCCGGCTGGGTGGTGATGAATTTGCCATCATCATTCAGCATCAGGCCAGCAGCAGTCAGCTGGAGTATCTGGGTAATCGCCTGCTGGAGGTGATGTCACCGTCTTTCAACGTGGCGAACACCAAGGTCTTTGTCACTGCCAGTATTGGTGCCTGTCTTTATCCCGAACAGGCTAAGGACAAGCACTCACTGGTGCGCTATGCCGATATGGCCATGTATCAGGCCAAGGAGCAGGGCAAGAATGCCTACTGTCTCTACCTGCCCGGCAGCGTTGACGACATGGATATCAAGTTTCGCCTGGAGCATGACCTGCACGATGCTATCCAGCAGCGTCAGCTGGTATTGGAATATCAGCCGCTGTACGGCTCGCAGAGCCATGAGCTGTTTGGTTTTGAAGCGCTGTTACGCTGGCATCACCCCGAACTCGGCGCCATTGCACCCAGTGAGTTTATCGGCATTGCAGAAGACTGCGGCCTGATCATCCCCATTGGTGAATGGGTGTTGACTGAGGTCTGCACCCAGCTGACCGAGTGGCAGAGGATCAAGCCAGACCTGCGTGTCAGCATTAATTTGTCGGGCTATCAGCTTCGCAATGAACCGGCCATGGCTAGTCTCTGTGCCATTCTGGAGCGCTTTGCCCTGCCGGAAGGCAGCATTGAGCTGGAGCTGACCGAGGGCTCACTGCTGGAAACCACCGAAGTGATGCGTACCCGGCTGCAGCAGTTGCTGCGGGTGGGCTTCCTGCTGGCTATTGATGATTTCGGCACCGGCTACTCTTCGCTGTCCTATCTGCATTGCTTCCCCTTCAATCGCATTAAGGTGGACCGCAGCTTTGTCTCCCGCCTGAACAACGGCCGCGAAAGTCTGGCCCTGATCAAAGCCGTGGTGGCGATTGGCGAGGCGCTGAATATGGAAGTCATTGCTGAAGGAGTGGAAGACGAAATGCAGGCCAAATTGCTGCGCGATATTGGCTGTGACCAGATGCAGGGCTACTTCTTCAGTCGCCCGGTGCCCGCCATGCAGGCCACCCAGATTCTGGTGGCAAGAAATCGCTCTGCTGACCGGGAGCGGGTGAGAAGTGGTGTGGGGACATAA
- a CDS encoding YfiR family protein, giving the protein MIHQQGTLHDMEGGRSKTFRRSVRRFVSLHLLIIVASLAGLLASSCLADTASRSVKAAYLYNFALFTEWPERIGAPFRLCVLGDSSMDEALHRLEGKPVQQGSRVEIVHTELDQDWSSCRMFFLDSEHQDSLSQALHKLASLPVLTVADGEEGVPRGFMIGLANRDNRLQFDINLYAARNVGLNFSARLLKLANDVASR; this is encoded by the coding sequence ATGATTCATCAGCAAGGCACATTGCACGACATGGAAGGGGGCAGATCCAAGACGTTCCGCAGGTCCGTCCGGCGCTTCGTTTCCCTGCATCTGCTGATCATCGTCGCCTCCCTGGCCGGGTTGCTGGCCAGTAGCTGCCTTGCTGATACGGCCAGCCGTTCGGTCAAGGCGGCCTATCTCTATAACTTTGCGCTGTTTACTGAATGGCCCGAGCGTATTGGTGCGCCGTTCCGCCTCTGTGTGCTGGGCGACTCCTCGATGGACGAAGCCCTGCACCGACTGGAGGGCAAACCCGTGCAGCAGGGCTCACGGGTAGAGATTGTCCATACCGAACTGGATCAGGACTGGAGCAGTTGCCGCATGTTTTTTCTCGACAGCGAACATCAGGACAGCCTCAGTCAGGCATTGCACAAGCTGGCATCGTTGCCGGTGCTGACGGTGGCCGACGGAGAAGAAGGCGTACCCCGTGGCTTCATGATTGGTCTGGCCAACCGGGACAACCGTCTGCAGTTCGATATCAATCTGTATGCAGCACGCAATGTGGGGCTGAACTTCAGCGCCCGCCTGTTGAAGCTGGCCAATGATGTGGCTTCGCGCTAG
- a CDS encoding LysR family transcriptional regulator, translating to MNTLNAMQCFCRIVDLESFASAATDLGVSTAQISKQISALESHLKVRLLNRTTRRVSPTEIGMLYYEKCQQILTDLGELESMIEQQGKEPQGVLKISAPIDFSTMYLMDVFTAFQQSHPKIQLDINLSDQFVSLIDEGLDVAIRIGDLPDSTLVAKRLSTTYLSHYAAPRYLRKHGTPQTLEELSEHQTLRYVMNGREFGGALQKSRWTMSCNNGRAMCEAAAHGAGIITKPNFMVLSYLREGSLVEVLSQHRRPPVGIYAIYQHRTHVPCKITYFVDFLADYFRDQDIWNHPPG from the coding sequence ATGAACACCCTCAATGCCATGCAGTGCTTTTGCAGAATCGTTGACCTGGAAAGCTTTGCCAGTGCAGCCACCGATCTTGGTGTATCAACCGCACAGATCAGTAAGCAAATCAGCGCGCTGGAATCTCACCTCAAGGTACGCTTGCTTAACCGCACCACGCGCAGAGTCAGCCCGACTGAAATTGGCATGCTCTACTATGAAAAGTGCCAGCAGATTCTGACCGACCTCGGCGAGCTTGAGAGCATGATCGAGCAACAGGGCAAGGAACCGCAGGGTGTGCTGAAAATCAGTGCTCCCATTGATTTCTCTACCATGTACCTGATGGATGTCTTTACCGCCTTTCAGCAGAGCCATCCGAAGATTCAGCTGGATATCAATCTCAGTGACCAGTTTGTCAGCCTGATTGATGAAGGGCTGGATGTCGCGATCCGTATTGGTGACTTGCCTGACTCAACGCTGGTTGCCAAACGTCTGAGTACCACCTATCTCAGCCACTATGCAGCTCCGCGCTACCTGCGTAAGCACGGCACCCCGCAAACCCTGGAGGAGCTGAGCGAGCATCAGACCTTACGTTATGTGATGAATGGCCGCGAATTCGGCGGTGCATTACAGAAGAGCCGATGGACCATGTCCTGCAATAATGGACGGGCGATGTGTGAAGCAGCAGCCCATGGTGCGGGCATTATCACCAAGCCCAATTTTATGGTGCTGTCCTATCTGCGCGAGGGATCACTGGTAGAAGTGTTGTCGCAGCACCGCCGGCCACCGGTGGGCATCTATGCCATCTACCAGCACCGTACGCATGTGCCTTGCAAGATTACGTACTTTGTCGATTTTCTGGCGGACTATTTCCGCGATCAGGATATCTGGAATCATCCTCCGGGCTAA
- a CDS encoding RNA polymerase sigma factor, translating into MQSISAMPVNTASESPAVINIEALCRTQNERLKRFIQKRIWNREDAEDVLQLTYLEAMRCKDRFNGGSKPETWLFGIAVNLTRNYFKRHYGQPQLDEMTDVLLSELQSEIEDDPGMLVEHERMLDRAVAAMDALPDDIQSMFQLIVDAEYSYQDTADHVGVPIGTIRSRLSRARQSLKRHMEM; encoded by the coding sequence ATGCAGAGTATCAGTGCGATGCCAGTCAATACTGCCAGTGAGAGTCCGGCAGTCATCAATATCGAAGCACTTTGTCGTACACAGAATGAGCGGCTCAAGCGCTTTATCCAGAAGCGTATCTGGAACCGCGAAGATGCAGAAGATGTACTGCAGCTGACCTATCTGGAGGCCATGCGCTGTAAAGACAGATTCAATGGTGGTTCAAAACCGGAAACCTGGCTGTTTGGTATCGCAGTGAACCTGACCCGTAATTACTTCAAGCGTCACTATGGTCAGCCGCAGCTGGACGAAATGACGGACGTGCTTTTGTCAGAGCTACAGAGTGAAATCGAAGATGATCCCGGCATGCTGGTCGAGCATGAGCGGATGCTTGATCGTGCTGTCGCAGCCATGGATGCCTTACCTGATGACATCCAGTCCATGTTTCAACTGATTGTGGATGCTGAGTACAGCTATCAGGATACCGCTGACCATGTTGGGGTACCGATTGGCACTATCCGCTCACGCCTGTCGCGCGCACGACAGAGCCTGAAACGGCATATGGAGATGTAA